One part of the Candida albicans SC5314 chromosome R, complete sequence genome encodes these proteins:
- the INO2 gene encoding Ino2p (Transcriptional activator that forms a heterodimer with Ino4p; likely regulates genes involved in phosphatidylcholine and phosphatidylinositol biosynthesis, fatty acid beta-oxidation, and peroxisome biogenesis), with protein sequence MSSTVTQTMNNNPTEKVTFTASNSQADFDLLDIFSNDMDFEQAYDMYNNLQEKNAMGSFEQLQKVQALNQQYVSNLQPPSSAQFPDQFAYERAQILNGEYNKQSGLMNDATNKNYSFNDDTFDQFFTNTESNALEKFLDNLANPVASVNPLQFYNNTRTSVPDEDVDLSFELHTMKVPQQFKPRSQSLEHNPPLQQKVRFTEEEHAALKQELTEAFAHPCTQLPSPSTTEYKPKPTTPKVVKQFVTPPNSGDESRKRNSDIESDESEEETTPTTKKRKRTSSKPLLSVEQKRLNHSHSEQKRRQLCKFAYQRCLELIIDLDAFNKLPELNESERKSKRARVNKDGLPNLSKHNALIRISNEMILIKSMNDSLKKLIENR encoded by the coding sequence ATGTCTTCCACTGTTACCCAAACTATGAACAATAATCCCACTGAAAAAGTGACATTCACAGCATCCAACAGTCAAGCAGACTTTGACTTGCTCGACATCTTCTCCAACGACATGGACTTCGAACAAGCTTACGATATGTACAACAACTTGCAAGAGAAAAACGCCATGGGGTCATTCgaacaattacaaaaagTCCAAGCATTGAACCAGCAATACGTCTCAAACTTACAACCACCATCGTCGGCACAGTTCCCAGACCAGTTTGCTTACGAAAGAGCCCAAATCCTAAATGGCGAATACAACAAACAATCAGGACTCATGAACGATGCCACGAACAAAAACTACTCATTCAACGACGACACGTTTGACCAATTCTTTACCAACACCGAATCCAACGCATTAGAAAAGTTTTTAGACAATTTGGCCAACCCCGTTGCTTCAGTTAACCCATTACAGTTCTACAACAACACAAGAACTTCTGTGCCCGATGAAGATGTCGATTTGAGTTTTGAATTGCACACCATGAAAGTGCCGCAACAGTTTAAACCACGAAGCCAAAGTCTCGAGCACAACCCACCACTACAACAGAAAGTAAGATTCACTGAAGAGGAACACGCTGCTTTAAAGCAAGAGTTGACAGAAGCATTTGCTCACCCATGTACACAACTACCATCACCAAGCACAACCGAATACAAACCCAAACCCACCACCCCCAAAGTTGTCAAGCAATTTGTCACGCCACCAAATTCTGGAGACGAGCTGAGAAAGAGAAACAGCGACATCGAAAGCGACGAGAGCGAAGAAGAAACCACccccaccaccaaaaagagaaagagaacaTCTAGCAAGCCATTGCTTAGCGTTGAACAAAAACGATTAAACCACTCCCATTCAGAACAGAAAAGACGCCAGTTGTGCAAATTCGCCTACCAACGCTGTCTCGAATTGATAATAGACCTAGACGCATTCAACAAGCTACCTGAACTAAACGAAAGCGAACGCAAATCAAAACGTGCACGAGTTAATAAAGATGGATTACCCAATTTGAGTAAACACAACGCCTTGATAAGAATCAGCAATGAAATGATtctaatcaaatcaatgaaCGACAgtttaaagaaattaataGAAAATAGGTAG
- a CDS encoding uncharacterized protein (Putative adhesin-like protein; transcription detected in high-resolution tiling array experiments) yields MEAPNFGPTIPTLPITSQSKTSVSSVVSKSTTEDNETDCETDVPTIIPSGSVLPTTSVLPTIIPTGSGSITVLPTKSTTSDDDDDETDCETEIPTIHPTVSTTRTFTSDGVPTTQTLTTKLPPTTNQHTETEVVSITYTGGGQTFTTYLTQSGEICDETVTLTITTTCPSTTVAPGGQLYTTTVTVITTHTVYPDDWEDDGYEGEDNAGGSASGSSDDGEWEWYEEDDGECVPTGGSSSGSGTGSWWGSGAGSSGGTTSGSSSGVSSGDSGSSSVTGGSSGSWWGGSGNDYVCPGEDGYDDEDDQTPEPECDDEDDSWDDDEECDTQAAKEVVNSVTVAAESVYPSTTAASLTTSWISTQTAQSVTQIENIGGKVSASGLFVVLGLLLI; encoded by the coding sequence ATGGAAGCCCCAAATTTTGGTCCTACAATTCCAACCCTTCCAATCACCAGTCAAAGTAAGACAAGTGTCTCGTCAGTTGTTTCAAAAAGCACTACAGAAGATAATGAGACTGATTGTGAGACAGACGTTCCAACCATCATTCCAAGTGGGTCAGTTCTTCCAACAACGTCTGTTCTTCCAACTATTATTCCAACTGGGTCAGGATCTATTACTGTTCTCCCAACAAAGTCAACCACTTCtgatgacgacgatgacGAGACTGATTGTGAAACTGAAATTCCTACTATCCATCCAACTGTGTCAACCACTAGAACATTTACTTCCGATGGGGTGCCAACAACTCAAACACTCACCACAAAATTACCTCCAACCACTAATCAACATACTGAAACGGAAGTTGTTTCTATCACATATACTGGTGGTGGTCAGACATTTACCACTTATCTCACACAATCTGGTGAAATCTGTGATGAAACTGTTACGTTGACAATCACAACCACATGTCCACTGACAACTGTTGCTCCAGGTGGACAGCTATATACCACGACTGTGACTGTTATTACCACACACACTGTCTATCCAGATGACTGGGAAGATGATGGCTATGAAGGGGAAGACAATGCCGGTGGTTCTGCCAGTGGCTCCTCTGATGATGGTGAATGGGAATGgtatgaagaagatgatggCGAATGTGTGCCAACAGGTGGATCAAGTTCTGGATCTGGCACAGGCTCTTGGTGGGGTTCTGGTGCTGGATCAAGTGGTGGTACTACTTCTGGATCCAGTTCTGGTGTTAGTTCAGGTGATTCCggttcttcttcagttACTGGTGGATCGTCTGGAAGCTGGTGGGGTGGATCTGGTAACGATTATGTTTGCCCTGGTGAAGATGGCTacgatgatgaagatgatcaAACTCCTGAACCAGAGTGTGACGATGAGGATGATAGCTgggatgatgatgaagagtGTGATACACAAGCTGCTAAGGAAGTTGTCAACTCGGTTACTGTTGCTGCTGAAAGTGTTTATCCATCTACCACTGCTGCCAGTTTGACCACATCATGGATATCGACACAAACTGCCCAATCAGTGACACAAATTGAGAATATTGGTGGTAAGGTTTCTGCCAGTGGactttttgttgttcttgggttgttgttgatataa
- a CDS encoding uncharacterized protein (DNA helicase involved in rDNA replication; Spider biofilm repressed) — MARDLEVAFEKKKQQQQPLLFIMTPPVKSQFSLDDFFKKSKYLNPVKAPVKPVFQRQDSVLTSLDDDAGFDDVDVSYDTSVEVVNLRNTVLPTQTKRSADVLEVYQPRKLTKVEPTKEVAPQEICLSPEQQMVVDTVVHAKESIFFTGSAGTGKSVVLKEMVKACKGVYGDNFGVTASTGLAACNIQGQTVHRYLGIGFGRDPVDKLAAKVRKNVMLLRKWQQMRLLIIDEISMIDAGLFDKIEEVARIVRNNEKPFGGIQIVACGDFYQLPPVNKDGKARFCFEGKSWHKVIKKSIVLKQVFRQKGDTEFIDMLNALRLGNLNAAVLEKFATLQREIHYEDKLEPTELFPTLNEVRQANSSRLARLPGKERVFVATDRGDPRQHKMLDNLMCEKVLRLKEGAQVMNIVNYSEDIVNGSLGVVLFFATRELYYKFIQHYGPINANDEDAIKEMRFICHRIDESEYTAEEKEYYEGLSNERKEWVQNATNVAVRGTGVECFPVVNFKTRGSDVVALVDKQDFKMEKASKKVTDQLDDLNVLAREQLPLLLAWAMSIHKSQGQTLDRVRVDLGRSFADGQAYVALSRATSKDRLELRHFRPDKVTTSNAVRMFYQSLEQV; from the coding sequence ATGGCTAGAGATTTAGAAGTCGcgtttgaaaaaaaaaaacaacaacaacaaccattACTCTTCATCATGACACCCCCAGTAAAGCTGCAGTTTAGTTTGGATGACTTTTTTAAAAAGTCCAAATATCTCAATCCTGTGAAAGCCCCGGTGAAGCCGGTTTTTCAGCGACAAGACTCGGTGCTTACATCTTTAGATGATGATGCAGGgtttgatgatgttgatgtttcGTATGATACTAGTGTTGAAGTGGTTAATTTGAGAAATACTGTGTTGCCGACCCAAACAAAGAGAAGTGCTGATGTGTTGGAAGTGTACCAGCCCCGCAAACTTACCAAGGTGGAACCCACCAAGGAGGTAGCACCGCAGGAGATTTGTTTAAGCCCTGAACAACAGATGGTTGTCGATACTGTGGTTCATGCCAAAGAGagtatttttttcacaGGGAGTGCAGGAACAGGTAAGTCGGTTGTTTTGAAAGAGATGGTCAAAGCGTGCAAAGGAGTGTATGGAGACAATTTTGGGGTTACGGCATCGACAGGTTTGGCTGCATGCAATATCCAGGGCCAGACAGTGCACAGATATCTAGGTATTGGGTTTGGAAGAGACCCCGTCGACAAGTTGGCAGCGAAAGTGAGAAAGAATGTCATGTTGTTAAGGAAATGGCAACAAATGAGGTTGCTTATTATTGATGAGATATCGATGATTGATGCCGGGTTGTTTGACAAGATCGAAGAGGTTGCACGGATAGTGCGCAACAACGAGAAGCCGTTTGGTGGGATCCAGATTGTTGCGTGTGGGGATTTCTACCAGTTGCCGCCAGTCAACAAGGACGGCAAGGCGaggttttgttttgaaggGAAAAGTTGGCACAAAGTGATTAAGAAATCGATTGTGTTGAAACAAGTTTTTAGACAAAAGGGGGACACGGAGTTTATTGATATGTTGAATGCATTGCGACTTGGGAATTTAAATGCGGCGGTGTTGGAGAAGTTTGCTACTTTGCAGCGGGAGATTCACTACGAGGACAAGTTAGAGCCCACGGAATTGTTTCCTACACTAAATGAGGTGCGTCAGGCGAACCTGTCGAGGCTTGCACGGTTGCCAGGGAAAGAAAGGGTGTTTGTTGCCACTGATCGAGGAGACCCCAGGCAGCATAAAATGCTTGATAACTTGATGTGTGAGAAGGTGTTGCGTCTCAAGGAAGGGGCACAAGTGATGAATATTGTGAATTATTCCGAGGATATTGTCAATGGGTCATTGGGAgtggttttgttttttgcGACTAGGGAATTGTACTATAAGTTTATCCAACATTATGGGCCCATCAATGCGAACGACGAGGATGCGATTAAAGAGATGAGGTTTATATGTCATAGAATTGACGAGAGCGAGTATACTGCAGAAGAGAAGGAGTATTATGAGGGCTTACTGAATGAGCGCAAGGAGTGGGTACAGAATGCTACAAACGTTGCCGTGAGAGGAACTGGTGTTGAATGTTTTCCGGTGGTTAATTTCAAGACGCGTGGATCTGATGTTGTTGCTCTTGTGGATAAACAGGATTTCAAGATGGAAAAGGCGAGCAAGAAAGTTACTGACCAGTTAGACGACCTTAATGTTTTGGCAAGAGAGCAGTTGCCGCTTTTGCTTGCATGGGCCATGTCGATTCACAAGTCGCAGGGTCAGACCTTGGATAGGGTTAGGGTTGATTTGGGTCGTAGTTTTGCTGATGGCCAGGCGTATGTGGCGTTGTCCCGGGCGACCAGCAAAGATCGGTTAGAGTTGCGCCACTTTCGACCAGACAAGGTTACGACGTCGAATGCTGTGAGAATGTTCTACCAGTCGTTAGAGCAAGTATAG
- a CDS encoding uncharacterized protein (Protein similarity to mutator-like element (MULE) transposase) produces the protein MLDPIYKSCHRCNISDRNEIAALFKDYYPQSLDVYSYHLKNISSELFESKVKKGQTIKDSLLGWKNIIKTQYGGWAKFCNEYNTTNSKHHNVFSFQFCVDTQIQLLKNVHLFGLDATHGLVKSLNGQSNAYLFVLTGIIPSSRNTFPLSFMLTNYTGKITIQHWLNNLKTEFGINPTQFVIDADPAEISGIQSIFKDTKIVLCYFHVLRAVTIKLKEVVILPDKEQQKAIHDSITQDLKRILFNSENTENDIQKFLEKYASFRRFKSYFQKQWMSKINMWLRTENNTFDILLLTNNLTENFFSVLKTVILKNQPNKRLDSLVYVLVEIVIPRFWRKEFKVITGDEKPNTRGPEVSQKKQLDILEDEEIKELVKLNIINNSELFVVQSPHRSEMSYNVELNYQNKTGQCSCEMFTIEECSCIHTLAVYRYINIHKNFYREKIRGSPQNAIPLCLRIEMFPLVGQKIGAYVAEELLEELDEEGELETSVSEIMNQLAASNESLEGCLPISSLLSSAIAIIDEASESSNDEAPTILTSNHLDEIGSSYDPQFDDYVNDPDGFESRLQEAMAMSSSPIISDEENENQEISNSNFQNGENFFSREEGRSIESLPSSPPPSHNTSVSTSRDTSNTTSRNTQNTTANTTEYDPEIDEPIRESLDIYHSLLSIKRR, from the coding sequence atGTTAGATCCAATTTACAAAAGTTGCCACAGATGTAATATTAGTGATCGAAATGAAATTGCAGCATTATTTAAAGACTACTATCCTCAAAGTCTTGATGTCTATTCAtatcatttgaaaaatatttctaGTGAACTTTTCGAATCCAAAGTCAAAAAAGGTCAAACAATAAAGGATTCCTTATTGGGTTggaaaaatattataaaaaCACAGTACGGTGGATGGGCCAAGTTTTGTAATGAATATAATACAACAAATTCCAAACATCACAAtgtattttcttttcaattctgTGTTGATACTCAAATTCAGTTACTAAAGAACGTCCACTTGTTTGGTTTAGATGCAACTCATGGTTTGGTAAAATCTTTAAACGGTCAATCAAATGCCTATCTTTTTGTTCTCACAGGAATAATACCTTCTAGTCGCAACACTTTtccattatcatttatGTTGACAAATTATACTGGAAAAATAACTATCCAACATTGGTTAAATAATCTCAAAACAGAATTTGGAATTAACCCTACCcaatttgtaattgatGCTGATCCTGCTGAAATTTCAGGTATCCAATCCATATTCAAGGACACCAAAATAGTTCTATGCTACTTTCACGTATTGAGAGCTGTTACTATAAAACTCAAAGAAGTTGTAATTCTTCCAGACAAAGAGCAGCAAAAAGCTATTCATGACCTGATAACCCAAGACTTGAAACgaatattattcaattcagaAAACACAGAAAAtgatattcaaaaattccTAGAAAAATATGCATCTTTTCGAAGATTTAAAtcatattttcaaaagcaATGGATGAGTAAAATCAATATGTGGTTACGAACAGAAAACAATACCTTTGATATACTTCTTttaacaaataatttaacagaaaatttcttttcgGTGTTGAAAACAGTTATTCTCAAAAATCAACCAAACAAACGGCTTGACTCATTAGTCTATGTGTTAGTGGAGATAGTAATCCCCCGCTTCTGGAGGAAAGAATTCAAAGTGATTACGGGTGATGAAAAGCCAAATACGAGGGGACCAGAAGTttcacaaaaaaaacagttAGATATTCTTGAGgatgaagaaataaaagaacttgttaaattaaatattattaataaccTGGAATTGTTTGTTGTGCAATCACCACATCGAAGCGAAATGTCATACAACGTTGAATTGAActatcaaaacaaaaccgGCCAATGCTCTTGTGAAATGTttacaattgaagaatGCAGCTGTATTCATACCTTGGCTGTATATCGTTATATAAACATCCACAAAAATTTCTATCGGGAAAAAATCAGAGGTAGCCCCCAAAATGCCATACCTCTTTGTCTTAGAATAGAAATGTTCCCGTTGGTTGGTCAAAAAATAGGTGCATATGTTGCAGAAGAATTGTTGGAAGAACTAGACGAAGAAGGAGAATTGGAAACAAGTGTTTCCGAGATAATGAATCAACTAGCTGCATCAAATGAATCGCTTGAGGGATGTCTTCCAATTAGTTCCCTATTAAGTCTGGCTATTGCCataattgatgaagctTCAGAGAGCAGCAATGATGAAGCCCCAACTATTCTTACCAGCAATCACCTAGACGAAATCGGTAGTAGTTATGACCCTcaatttgatgattatgTTAATGATCCAGATGGTTTTGAAAGTCGATTGCAAGAAGCAATGGCAATGAGCAGTTCTCCAATTATTAGTGATGAggaaaatgaaaatcaagagatttccaattccaattttcaaaatggggaaaattttttttcacgAGAAGAAGGAAGATCAATTGAGCTGCTCCCTTCGCTGCCACCTCCATCGCACAATACATCAGTTTCAACAAGTCGTGATACACTGAATACAACAAGTCGTAATACGCAGAATACGACAGCAAATACTACAGAATACGATCCAGAAATCGACGAGCCCATCCGTGAAAGCCTTGATATTTACCATCTGCTCCTTTCTATTAAAAGAAGATGA
- the TLO1 gene encoding Tlo1p (Member of a family of telomere-proximal genes of unknown function; hypha-induced expression; rat catheter biofilm repressed), with translation MPENLQTRLHNSLDEILKSSGYIFEIIDQNRKQSNVITSPNNELIQKSITQSLNGEIQNFHAILDQTVSKLNDAEWCLGVMVEKKKKFDELKVKEEEARKKREEEAKKKEEEAKKKEEEAKKKAEEAKKKAEEAKKVEEAAKKAEEAKKAEEEARKKAETVPQKFDNFDDFIGFDINDNTNDEDMLSNMDYEDLKLDDKVPATTDNNLDMNNILENDESILDGLNMTLLDNGDHVNEEFDVDSFLNQFGN, from the coding sequence ATGCCAGAAAACCTCCAAACAAGATTACATAACTCACTCGACgagatattgaaatcatcagGATACATATTTGAGATAATTGACCAAAACAGAAAACAAAGCAATGTGATAACTAGCCCCAACAACGAACTAATCCAAAAATCCATAACCCAACTGCTCAACGGTGAAATCCAAAACTTCCATGCTATTCTAGACCAAACAGTGTCGAAACTCAATGATGCAGAGTGGTGTCTCGGCGTTATggttgaaaagaaaaagaaatttgacGAATTGAAagtcaaagaagaagaggcaAGAAAGAAACGTGAAGAAGAGGccaagaagaaggaagaagaggccaagaagaaggaagaaGAGGCCAAGAAGAAGGCAGAGGAAGCCAAGAAGAAGGCAGAGGAAGCCAAGAAGGTAGAAGAAGCAGCCAAGAAGGCAGAGGAAGCCAAGAAAGCAGAAGAAGAGGCCAGAAAGAAAGCAGAGACCGTCCCACAAAAGTTTGACAACTTTGACGACTTTATTGGCTTTGACATCAACGACAATACCAACGACGAAGACATGTTGTCCAACATGGACTACGAGGACCTAAAATTGGACGACAAAGTACCTGCCACCACAGACAACAACTTGGACATGAACAACATACTTGAAAACGACGAGCTGATACTAGACGGGTTGAACATGACATTGCTCGACAATGGCGACCACGTAAACGAAGAGTTTGATGTAGACAGCTTTTTAAACCAGTTTGGTAATTAG